Proteins co-encoded in one Paraburkholderia edwinii genomic window:
- a CDS encoding 3-hydroxyacyl-CoA dehydrogenase encodes MGRGIAQIAALAGLTVRLFDTNASAVTAARDYLADTFAKLTAKGKLDDIAARAALAKISGARALAEFADCDLVIEAIVEKLDAKRALFRELESIVSGRCVLASNTSSLSITAIAAGCSTPSRVAGYHFFNPVPLMKVVEVIDGLRSDPAAGNALMDLARRMGHTPVRAKDMPGFIVNHAGRGMNTEGLRIADEGVASFVDVDRIMREQAGFRLGPFELLDLTALDVSHPVMESIYHQFYEEPRFTPSPITATRLAGGLIGRKAGEGFYRYVDGKQQAPQDAPAPTVALPRRVWISKQNMQAHDAVQALVEQAGVALDTGATPAADSLIVVAPFGLDATTAALDEQLDATRVVAVDALFPLFPSVGTPRRTLMTTPATTRAARDSAHALFAADGVPVTVIRDSAGFVAQRVVATIVNIGCDIAQRQIATPQDIDLAVTLGLGYPRGPLALGDALGAPTILTILRNMYRVLGDPRYRPSPWLARRAQLGLSLTQPDAADADTDTTDTPNSREQPQ; translated from the coding sequence ATGGGCCGCGGCATCGCGCAGATCGCAGCGCTCGCCGGGCTCACGGTGCGCCTGTTCGATACGAACGCGTCCGCGGTGACCGCCGCGCGCGACTACCTGGCCGACACATTCGCGAAACTCACCGCAAAAGGCAAGCTCGACGACATCGCTGCACGCGCCGCGCTCGCCAAAATATCGGGCGCGCGGGCGCTCGCGGAATTCGCCGATTGCGATCTCGTCATCGAGGCCATCGTCGAAAAACTCGACGCGAAGCGCGCGCTGTTTCGCGAACTCGAGTCGATTGTGAGCGGCCGCTGCGTGCTCGCATCGAATACGTCGTCGCTATCGATTACCGCCATCGCTGCCGGCTGCAGCACGCCGTCGCGCGTGGCCGGCTATCACTTCTTCAATCCGGTGCCGCTGATGAAGGTCGTCGAAGTGATCGACGGTCTGCGCAGCGATCCGGCCGCCGGCAACGCGTTAATGGATCTCGCGCGCCGCATGGGCCATACACCCGTGCGCGCGAAGGATATGCCGGGCTTTATCGTCAATCATGCGGGACGCGGCATGAATACCGAGGGCTTGCGCATTGCCGACGAAGGCGTCGCGAGCTTCGTCGATGTCGATCGCATCATGCGCGAGCAGGCCGGTTTCCGGCTCGGCCCGTTCGAGCTGCTCGACCTGACCGCGCTCGACGTGTCGCATCCGGTGATGGAGTCGATCTACCACCAGTTCTATGAAGAGCCGCGCTTTACGCCGTCGCCGATCACGGCAACGCGGCTGGCGGGCGGATTGATCGGCCGCAAGGCGGGCGAAGGATTTTATCGCTATGTCGACGGCAAGCAGCAGGCGCCGCAGGACGCGCCCGCACCGACCGTCGCATTGCCGCGGCGTGTCTGGATCAGCAAGCAGAACATGCAGGCGCACGATGCAGTGCAGGCGCTCGTCGAGCAGGCTGGTGTCGCGCTCGACACAGGCGCCACGCCCGCCGCTGACTCACTGATCGTCGTCGCGCCGTTCGGGCTCGATGCGACGACCGCCGCGCTCGACGAACAACTCGATGCGACACGCGTCGTTGCCGTCGATGCGTTGTTCCCGCTGTTTCCTTCCGTCGGCACACCGCGCCGTACGCTGATGACCACGCCCGCAACCACGCGCGCGGCACGCGACAGCGCGCATGCGCTGTTCGCCGCCGATGGCGTGCCCGTCACCGTGATCCGCGATTCGGCGGGCTTCGTCGCACAACGCGTCGTCGCGACGATCGTCAATATCGGCTGCGATATCGCCCAGCGGCAAATCGCGACGCCGCAAGACATCGACCTCGCCGTCACGCTCGGCCTCGGCTATCCGCGCGGCCCGCTCGCACTCGGCGATGCGCTCGGCGCGCCAACCATCCTGACGATTCTGCGCAACATGTATCGCGTGCTCGGCGACCCGCGCTACCGCCCTTCGCCGTGGCTCGCGCGGCGCGCGCAACTCGGCCTGTCGCTGACGCAGCCCGACGCCGCCGACGCGGATACCGACACGACCGATACACCGAACTCCAGGGAGCAACCGCAATGA